The Salvelinus fontinalis isolate EN_2023a chromosome 9, ASM2944872v1, whole genome shotgun sequence genome has a window encoding:
- the LOC129862750 gene encoding ras-related protein Rab-19-like, whose amino-acid sequence MAPETLDLAWKTTIPKMQWCRWAGNWKSHLPGKSSGPEQDDSFDFLFKIILVGDSDVGKTCVVQSFKSGVFMEKQQNTIGVDFTVRTMDIDGRKVKLQVWDTAGQERFRTITQSYYRSAHGAIVAYDITRRPTFESVTHWIQEVEQYGAASVVLILIGNKSDLQSERQVLFEDACTLAEGKGALAALETSAKEAQNVEAAFVLMARELMVRNGLTITDEHSQASPPFPNSHPIHGSDSTDRKSCC is encoded by the exons ATGGCGCCTGAG ACCCTGGACCTTGCCTGGAAAACAACAATTCCCAAGATGCAGTGGTGCAGGTGGGCAGGCAACTGGAAATCACACCTGCCAGGAAAG TCCTCTGGGCCGGAGCAGGACGACTCCTTCGACTTCCTCTTTAAGATCATCCTGGTGGGAGACTCAGACGTGGGGAAGACCTGCGTGGTCCAGAGCTTTAAGTCTGGTGTCTTCATGGAGAAACAACAAAACACTATCGGGGTGGACTTCACCGTACGAACCATGGACATTGATGGCAGGAAGGTCAAG CTGCAGGTGTGGGACACGGCTGGACAGGAGCGTTTCCGCACGATCACCCAGAGTTATTACCGCAGCGCCCACGGCGCTATAGTGGCCTATGACATCACACGGCGTCCAACTTTTGAATCTGTGACACACTGGATCCAGGAAGTGGAGCAGTACGGGGCTGCTAGCGTTGTTCTCATCCTCATTG GGAACAAGTCGGATCTGCAGTCGGAGAGACAAGTGCTGTTTGAGGATGCCTGTACTCTGGCTGAGGGGAAGGGTGCGCTGGCCGCCTTGGAAACCTCGGCCAAGGAGGCCCAGAATGTGGAAGCAGCCTTCGTGCTAATGGCCCGGGAGCTGATGGTTAGGAACGGCCTGACCATCACAGATGAACACTCACAGGCCTCCCCACCCTTCCCAAACTCCCATCCTATCCATGGCTCCGATTCCACGGACAGGAAATCATGTTGTTGA
- the LOC129862749 gene encoding coiled-coil domain-containing protein 34-like isoform X1, which yields MDTAQRLLGASRSALVIGGKMSSFPASASKSFSSTPLKTYQDSGRELHRSKSVDYDSTGDSTYSLLSPIYHDSYESDEDLAAAHHVHQIDTSATQSDDARPLSPIRYDPQQKPPERRAVTEAEDPEASLSAWERWLVCKAKEERLRIEKKAEEERLLRERKEEQEREQQKKKMVVEEKIQEWLQMKKEQEKQEKLLKESKEQEEMQRQRQKQREIEQKAEEKYREWLRRKNLEKMERERRAKEEAACREAQERERRQRADENFKEWLRAQDKSRPSPNAPGCPRGGYDNVTYPSPSFYNPIPWKPIHVPPPEKPPGMKTSRRKQPSQPKYQNSPRIPFRLRDTVSSAARLQRR from the exons ATGGATACCGCTCAGCGTCTACTAGGAGCGTCGCGTTCGGCGTTGGTGATTG GGGGAAAGATGTCAAGCTTTCCTGCCTCCGCCTCCAAGAGTTTCAGCTCGACTCCTCTGAAGACTTACCAGGACAGCGGCAGGGAACTGCACCGATCCAAGAGTGTGGACTATGACTCAACAGGCGACTCCACctactctctgctctcccccatcTACCATGACAGCTATGAGAGTGATGAGGACCTGGCTGCAGCTCACCACGTACATCAGATAGACACCTCAGCCACACAGAGTGATGACGCCAGACCCCTCTCACCCATCAG ATATGATCCACAACAGAAGcccccagagaggagagcagtaacTGAGGCGGAGGATCCAGAGGCATCCCTCTCTGCCTGGGAGAGGTGGCTGGTCTGCAAAGCCAAAGAGGAGAGACTCAGAATAGAAAAGAAAGCAGAAGAG GAGCGCCTactgagggagaggaaggaggaacaggagagagagcagcagaagaAAAAGATGGTGGTGGAGGAGAAGATCCAGGAGTGGCTGCAGATGAAGAAAGAACAG GAGAAGCAGGAGAAACTTCTGAAGGAGAGCAAGGAGCAGGAGGAGATGCAGAGGCAGCGGCAGAAGCAGAGGGAGATTGAACAGAAAGCAGAGGAGAAGTACAGAGAGTGGCTACGGAGGAAGAACCTGGAgaaaatggagagggagaggagagcgaaG GAGGAGGCAGCCTGCAGAGAGGCTCAGGAGAGGGAgcgcagacagagagcagacgaAAACTTTAAGGAATGGCTTCGTGCCCAGGACAAGAGCCGACCCAGTCCCAATGCACCCGGCTGCCCGCGAG GTGGCTATGACAATGTAACGTACCCATCTCCCAGCTTCTACAACCCAATCCCATGGAAGCCCATCCACGTCCCGCCACCAGAGAAACCACCAGGGATGAAGACTTCCCGCAGGAAACAGCCAAGTCAGCCCAAGTACCAGAACAGCCCCAGGATCCCATTCAGACTCAGAGACACTGTAAGCTCGGCAGCTCGCCTGCAGAGGAGATGA
- the LOC129862749 gene encoding coiled-coil domain-containing protein 34-like isoform X2, translating to MSSFPASASKSFSSTPLKTYQDSGRELHRSKSVDYDSTGDSTYSLLSPIYHDSYESDEDLAAAHHVHQIDTSATQSDDARPLSPIRYDPQQKPPERRAVTEAEDPEASLSAWERWLVCKAKEERLRIEKKAEEERLLRERKEEQEREQQKKKMVVEEKIQEWLQMKKEQEKQEKLLKESKEQEEMQRQRQKQREIEQKAEEKYREWLRRKNLEKMERERRAKEEAACREAQERERRQRADENFKEWLRAQDKSRPSPNAPGCPRGGYDNVTYPSPSFYNPIPWKPIHVPPPEKPPGMKTSRRKQPSQPKYQNSPRIPFRLRDTVSSAARLQRR from the exons ATGTCAAGCTTTCCTGCCTCCGCCTCCAAGAGTTTCAGCTCGACTCCTCTGAAGACTTACCAGGACAGCGGCAGGGAACTGCACCGATCCAAGAGTGTGGACTATGACTCAACAGGCGACTCCACctactctctgctctcccccatcTACCATGACAGCTATGAGAGTGATGAGGACCTGGCTGCAGCTCACCACGTACATCAGATAGACACCTCAGCCACACAGAGTGATGACGCCAGACCCCTCTCACCCATCAG ATATGATCCACAACAGAAGcccccagagaggagagcagtaacTGAGGCGGAGGATCCAGAGGCATCCCTCTCTGCCTGGGAGAGGTGGCTGGTCTGCAAAGCCAAAGAGGAGAGACTCAGAATAGAAAAGAAAGCAGAAGAG GAGCGCCTactgagggagaggaaggaggaacaggagagagagcagcagaagaAAAAGATGGTGGTGGAGGAGAAGATCCAGGAGTGGCTGCAGATGAAGAAAGAACAG GAGAAGCAGGAGAAACTTCTGAAGGAGAGCAAGGAGCAGGAGGAGATGCAGAGGCAGCGGCAGAAGCAGAGGGAGATTGAACAGAAAGCAGAGGAGAAGTACAGAGAGTGGCTACGGAGGAAGAACCTGGAgaaaatggagagggagaggagagcgaaG GAGGAGGCAGCCTGCAGAGAGGCTCAGGAGAGGGAgcgcagacagagagcagacgaAAACTTTAAGGAATGGCTTCGTGCCCAGGACAAGAGCCGACCCAGTCCCAATGCACCCGGCTGCCCGCGAG GTGGCTATGACAATGTAACGTACCCATCTCCCAGCTTCTACAACCCAATCCCATGGAAGCCCATCCACGTCCCGCCACCAGAGAAACCACCAGGGATGAAGACTTCCCGCAGGAAACAGCCAAGTCAGCCCAAGTACCAGAACAGCCCCAGGATCCCATTCAGACTCAGAGACACTGTAAGCTCGGCAGCTCGCCTGCAGAGGAGATGA